From one Sulfurimonas sp. genomic stretch:
- a CDS encoding HAMP domain-containing sensor histidine kinase, translating into MQNLALSLSSKIVSSYMNSQHLNIEKTDGYEITLYDEDRAVIYGLASEAIEFKQGFYEDDEFDYFVDLSPQLHHGVKYLVVKNKKANEQISKLVQSTLLIATFSVVLIVIVGYFLAKMFLKPIQNERIKLDKFIKDTTHELNTPITAILMSIERLKKENIDEKILKRVDISSKRVQKIYSDLTYLLLENENQIAKQINLREIVENELALYEDLASKKSLTVDKNLSDAFVMIDEVSAERLMSNLLSNALKYNRHGGKIELKLTANEFTISNSGTGIKKEQQDKIFERFYRANEYEGGFGIGLDIVKRVCSRYKIEIKISSVENGLTTVTLRF; encoded by the coding sequence ATGCAAAATTTGGCACTAAGTCTCTCTTCAAAAATCGTCTCGTCATATATGAATTCGCAGCACTTGAACATTGAGAAAACAGACGGATACGAGATAACGCTCTATGATGAAGACAGAGCCGTCATCTATGGTTTGGCGTCAGAAGCTATAGAGTTTAAGCAGGGTTTTTACGAGGATGATGAGTTTGATTATTTCGTAGATCTTAGCCCTCAGCTTCATCACGGCGTAAAGTATTTGGTGGTTAAAAATAAAAAAGCAAACGAGCAAATTTCCAAATTGGTTCAAAGCACGCTTCTTATCGCTACATTTTCGGTTGTTCTTATCGTAATTGTGGGTTACTTTTTAGCAAAGATGTTTTTAAAACCGATACAAAACGAGAGAATCAAGCTAGACAAATTCATAAAAGATACGACGCATGAGCTAAACACCCCCATTACCGCAATTTTAATGAGTATTGAGAGGCTTAAAAAAGAGAATATTGATGAGAAGATTTTAAAGAGAGTAGATATCAGCTCAAAGCGAGTTCAAAAAATATACTCAGATTTAACCTATCTTCTGCTTGAAAACGAAAACCAAATCGCAAAGCAAATCAACCTAAGAGAGATTGTAGAAAATGAACTTGCTCTTTATGAGGATTTGGCATCCAAAAAATCATTGACGGTAGATAAAAACCTCTCAGACGCTTTTGTGATGATTGATGAGGTAAGCGCAGAGCGGCTCATGAGCAACTTGCTCTCAAATGCCCTCAAGTACAACAGACACGGCGGTAAGATAGAACTAAAGCTCACCGCAAACGAGTTTACTATCAGCAACAGTGGTACGGGCATAAAAAAAGAGCAACAGGATAAAATTTTTGAGAGATTTTACAGAGCCAACGAATACGAAGGCGGCTTTGGCATAGGGCTTGACATCGTAAAAAGAGTGTGCAGCAGATATAAAATAGAGATTAAGATAAGTTCCGTAGAAAATGGTTTGACAACGGTTACATTGAGGTTTTAA
- the gpmI gene encoding 2,3-bisphosphoglycerate-independent phosphoglycerate mutase, with protein sequence MTKKAILVITDGIGYSSKTQFNAFYSATKPTYDELFSKTPHSLIDTFGLSVGLPEGQMGNSEVGHMSIGSGRVLYQDLVKISLALSENRFKENEEFKNLLDKSNRLHLIGLMSDGGVHSHIDHFMGIADLASKEGKEVYLHLITDGRDVSPTSAKRFLEQVQINLNHNIKIATIGGRFYTMDRDNRWDRVQKGYDAIVNATPKTDMQPSSYIDASYAKNETDEFIEPVAFSGYAGMKDGDSVLTINYRSDRMREIVTVIGDKNFSGFSKSHIEVNLATITEYDKSFSYPVLFLKDSPKNTLSEVISKAGLRQLHTAETEKYAHVTFFFNGGIDEPYENETRILIPSPNVKTYDEKPQMSAAEVGEVVLKAMDDEYDFIVVNFANGDMVGHTGNFEAAKIAVNAVDTELGKILKKAKDRDYAVLITSDHGNCEEMRDDEGNVLTNHTVGKVWCFVEADGVSKVENGGLNNIAPTVLKLMGLEIPSEMDHSLV encoded by the coding sequence TTGACAAAAAAAGCTATCTTAGTCATAACAGACGGTATCGGCTATAGTTCAAAAACTCAGTTTAACGCTTTTTACAGTGCAACAAAACCGACTTATGATGAACTTTTTAGCAAAACTCCTCACTCTTTGATAGATACTTTCGGTTTAAGCGTCGGACTTCCGGAGGGTCAAATGGGCAACTCTGAAGTCGGACATATGAGCATAGGAAGCGGGAGAGTTTTATATCAGGATTTGGTAAAAATATCTTTAGCCTTGAGTGAGAACAGATTTAAAGAGAATGAAGAGTTCAAAAATCTTTTAGATAAATCAAACAGATTGCATCTAATAGGGCTAATGAGCGACGGCGGAGTTCACTCTCATATAGATCATTTTATGGGTATAGCAGATTTGGCGTCAAAAGAGGGCAAAGAGGTATATTTGCATCTTATAACCGACGGAAGAGATGTCTCTCCTACTTCTGCAAAGAGATTTTTAGAGCAAGTTCAAATTAACTTAAATCACAATATCAAGATAGCTACCATCGGCGGACGATTTTACACTATGGATAGAGACAACCGTTGGGACAGGGTTCAAAAAGGGTATGATGCAATCGTAAATGCAACTCCGAAAACAGATATGCAGCCATCAAGTTATATTGACGCATCGTATGCAAAGAATGAGACGGATGAGTTTATAGAACCTGTTGCATTTAGCGGATATGCCGGTATGAAAGACGGAGATAGCGTTTTGACGATTAACTATAGAAGTGACCGTATGCGTGAGATTGTAACTGTTATCGGAGATAAAAATTTCAGCGGATTTTCAAAGTCGCATATTGAAGTAAATCTTGCGACTATCACCGAGTATGACAAGAGTTTCTCTTATCCTGTTTTGTTTTTAAAAGATTCGCCTAAAAACACTCTCTCTGAAGTTATATCAAAAGCAGGTCTTAGACAGCTTCACACTGCCGAGACCGAAAAGTACGCCCATGTGACATTTTTCTTTAACGGCGGGATTGATGAGCCGTATGAAAATGAGACAAGAATTTTGATACCTTCTCCAAATGTAAAAACTTACGATGAAAAACCGCAGATGAGTGCGGCAGAAGTCGGCGAGGTCGTTTTAAAGGCTATGGATGATGAGTATGATTTTATAGTCGTAAATTTTGCAAACGGCGATATGGTGGGGCATACCGGTAATTTTGAAGCAGCAAAAATCGCCGTAAATGCGGTAGATACAGAGCTAGGAAAGATACTTAAAAAAGCAAAAGATAGAGATTATGCTGTACTTATCACTTCAGATCACGGAAACTGCGAAGAGATGAGAGATGATGAGGGCAATGTTTTGACAAATCATACTGTCGGAAAAGTGTGGTGTTTTGTTGAAGCAGATGGTGTAAGCAAGGTTGAAAACGGCGGATTAAATAATATCGCTCCTACCGTTTTAAAGCTTAT
- a CDS encoding formyltransferase family protein gives MTKIAILASYNGSGFNALYEASQKKELNIEIVLVISNNSGAVALQNASKYGIDNLAVNSKTADNPDEKIEQLLHEYGCKYVFLSGYMKKVGENITKNFKVINSHPALLPNYGGAGMYGRFVHEAVMKNQEKVSGVTIHEVNENYDEGKIILQKKLILSEDESVDSLEAKIKKLEQSAIVEAFKNI, from the coding sequence GTGACAAAAATAGCCATTTTAGCATCTTACAACGGAAGCGGTTTTAATGCGCTTTACGAAGCTTCTCAAAAAAAAGAGCTAAATATTGAAATAGTATTGGTCATATCAAACAACTCAGGTGCAGTGGCTTTGCAAAATGCTTCCAAATACGGAATTGACAATTTAGCAGTCAACTCAAAAACAGCCGATAATCCGGATGAAAAGATTGAGCAGCTCTTGCATGAGTATGGGTGTAAATATGTTTTTTTATCCGGCTATATGAAAAAAGTCGGCGAGAACATCACAAAAAATTTTAAAGTTATAAACTCTCATCCCGCACTTCTTCCAAACTACGGCGGAGCGGGGATGTACGGTCGCTTTGTGCATGAAGCCGTTATGAAAAACCAAGAAAAAGTAAGCGGCGTTACCATTCACGAAGTTAATGAAAATTATGACGAAGGCAAAATCATTTTGCAAAAAAAACTCATCTTGAGCGAAGATGAAAGCGTAGATTCACTAGAAGCCAAAATCAAAAAACTTGAACAAAGCGCAATCGTAGAAGCATTTAAAAATATCTAA
- a CDS encoding HepT-like ribonuclease domain-containing protein: protein MYDNIAFNLHALVDAIEKIELYSKDFDDADKFYHDQKSFDASMMQFVVIGEIISRLDEKFKSSHSEIPWQKIKDFRNIIAHDYFGIDADEIWDIINNKLLPLKNDINGLLEK, encoded by the coding sequence ATGTATGACAATATCGCTTTTAATCTTCATGCTCTTGTTGATGCTATCGAAAAGATAGAGTTGTACTCAAAAGATTTTGATGATGCAGATAAATTTTACCATGACCAAAAAAGTTTTGATGCTTCAATGATGCAGTTTGTGGTAATCGGAGAAATTATTTCTCGTTTGGATGAAAAGTTTAAATCTTCTCACAGTGAAATACCTTGGCAAAAAATAAAAGATTTCAGAAATATTATTGCACATGATTATTTTGGTATAGATGCAGATGAGATTTGGGATATTATTAACAATAAGCTTCTGCCGTTGAAAAATGATATCAATGGATTATTAGAGAAATAA
- a CDS encoding nucleotidyltransferase family protein, with amino-acid sequence MNTQYEIMNFLQNNRNLLLEKYHVTKIGLFGSFARNEQKENSDVDLLIELEDGVQNIYDLKDSLRQFLSSSFNRSVDIAREKYLKPYAKEQILKDTLYV; translated from the coding sequence ATGAACACACAATATGAAATAATGAATTTTTTACAAAACAATCGTAATCTTTTATTGGAAAAATATCATGTTACTAAAATAGGTCTTTTTGGTTCATTTGCACGAAATGAACAAAAAGAAAACAGTGATGTTGATTTATTGATAGAGCTTGAAGATGGCGTACAAAATATTTATGATTTAAAAGATTCTCTTAGACAATTTCTCTCTTCTTCATTTAATCGTAGTGTAGATATAGCTCGTGAAAAATACCTCAAACCTTATGCAAAAGAACAAATTTTAAAAGATACTTTGTATGTATGA
- the murD gene encoding UDP-N-acetylmuramoyl-L-alanine--D-glutamate ligase, with translation MQKVSLFGYGKTTKALTKLYPDAIFYDDKCIEPFTDDNGFEVRPSSDFDPDFSDLEIPSPGIPPSNPLILRAKNLISEYDCFAKNSPLSVWISGTNGKTTTTQMMQYLLKARGSQEGGNIGTPLGELDQNADIWILETSSFTIYYTNQAVPNIYVLLPITPDHLSWHGDMDEYIKAKLKPVLKMREGEVAIIPEAYKDVKTSAHLITYRDENDLASRFGIDTSRVTFKGAFLMDALLAMAVEKILFDSTDYKKINSFVIDPHRQEELRDSKNRLWVNDTKATNLDATIVALKRYQDSSVHLILGGDDKGVDLGELFVYLQKCDVKIYNIGSNKEKLSNLAREYNIEFELCKNLADAIVRIDKNLKNDEVALLSPAAASLDEFKSYADRGDQFKNAVKGL, from the coding sequence ATGCAAAAAGTCTCTCTTTTTGGCTACGGCAAGACCACAAAAGCGCTTACAAAGCTCTATCCCGATGCAATATTTTATGATGACAAGTGCATAGAACCATTCACTGACGATAACGGTTTTGAAGTTAGACCTTCATCTGATTTTGATCCCGACTTCTCAGATTTAGAGATACCCTCTCCGGGAATTCCTCCGTCAAATCCTCTGATTTTAAGAGCAAAAAACCTTATAAGCGAATATGACTGCTTTGCTAAAAACTCCCCTCTTAGCGTGTGGATAAGCGGAACAAACGGCAAAACTACTACAACTCAGATGATGCAATACCTCTTAAAAGCCAGAGGCTCACAAGAGGGCGGAAACATAGGAACACCGCTTGGCGAACTAGACCAAAATGCCGATATATGGATACTTGAAACAAGCTCTTTTACGATTTACTATACAAACCAAGCAGTGCCTAACATATATGTTTTACTGCCGATAACACCTGACCATTTAAGTTGGCACGGAGATATGGACGAGTACATAAAAGCAAAATTGAAGCCTGTTTTGAAAATGCGTGAGGGAGAAGTTGCAATCATTCCCGAAGCATACAAAGATGTCAAAACTTCCGCACATCTCATCACATACAGAGATGAAAATGATTTGGCTTCACGATTTGGCATAGATACGAGCAGAGTAACCTTCAAAGGCGCTTTTTTGATGGACGCGCTTTTGGCAATGGCGGTTGAAAAGATACTATTTGATAGCACGGATTATAAAAAAATCAACTCGTTTGTCATAGATCCTCACAGACAAGAAGAACTAAGGGACAGCAAAAATCGTCTATGGGTAAATGATACAAAGGCGACAAACTTAGATGCGACTATCGTAGCGCTTAAACGCTATCAAGATTCGAGTGTGCATCTTATTTTGGGCGGGGATGACAAAGGGGTCGATTTAGGCGAACTATTTGTCTACCTGCAAAAATGTGATGTTAAAATCTACAATATCGGCTCAAACAAAGAAAAACTCTCAAATCTGGCACGCGAGTACAACATTGAGTTTGAACTTTGTAAAAACCTCGCAGACGCGATAGTAAGAATAGATAAAAATCTAAAAAATGACGAGGTTGCCCTCCTCTCTCCCGCTGCAGCCAGTCTTGATGAGTTTAAATCATATGCAGACAGAGGCGATCAGTTTAAAAATGCCGTAAAAGGGCTGTAG
- the mraY gene encoding phospho-N-acetylmuramoyl-pentapeptide-transferase yields the protein MLYWLSELLNINLLGYITVRAGISFFLALSFTLYLMPRFIKWAQATSSHQPINEWAPQRHQGKAKTPTMGGIVFIFSTILASLISIKFSNIYAVGAVATLLLFALIGFQDDIAKIKKNQNLAGLKARTKLFLQTAFALAISIFLYTLTDFNTSLYVPFLKNPVFDMGIFAIFFWVVVIIATSNAVNLTDGLDGLATVPSVTALASFSIIIYITGNVTISSYLLMPHINIGEVAIVSSALIGALTGFLWYNCHPAEVFMGDSGSLTIGAFLGYLAIISKSEILLLLIGSIFVIETLSVILQVGSYKLRKKRVFLMAPIHHHFEMKNWAENKIIVRFWIIATLSNVIALITLKIR from the coding sequence TTGCTGTACTGGCTCTCAGAATTACTTAATATAAATCTTCTCGGTTACATCACGGTAAGAGCCGGAATATCGTTTTTTCTGGCACTCTCTTTTACGCTGTACTTAATGCCGCGATTCATCAAATGGGCGCAAGCGACATCTAGCCATCAACCAATCAACGAATGGGCGCCCCAGCGACATCAGGGCAAAGCAAAAACTCCGACAATGGGCGGAATCGTCTTTATTTTTTCAACGATTTTAGCCTCTTTGATTAGCATAAAATTTTCAAATATTTATGCTGTCGGTGCAGTTGCAACGCTTCTGCTTTTTGCTTTGATAGGCTTTCAGGATGACATTGCGAAAATCAAGAAAAATCAAAATCTTGCAGGACTAAAAGCAAGAACAAAACTGTTTTTGCAAACTGCTTTTGCATTGGCAATCTCAATCTTTTTATACACACTTACCGACTTCAACACAAGCCTTTATGTTCCGTTTTTAAAAAATCCTGTTTTTGATATGGGTATTTTTGCTATCTTTTTTTGGGTTGTCGTCATTATCGCAACATCAAATGCGGTAAATTTGACAGACGGACTTGACGGACTTGCAACCGTTCCATCCGTTACGGCTCTTGCATCTTTTAGCATTATTATCTACATTACCGGAAATGTCACCATAAGCTCTTATCTGCTTATGCCGCACATAAATATCGGGGAAGTTGCAATCGTCTCAAGTGCTCTAATCGGAGCTTTAACGGGATTTTTATGGTACAACTGCCATCCTGCCGAAGTTTTTATGGGAGACAGCGGTTCACTTACAATCGGCGCATTTTTAGGCTATCTCGCAATCATCTCAAAAAGCGAAATCCTTCTTCTCTTAATCGGCTCAATCTTTGTTATAGAGACGCTCTCGGTAATACTTCAAGTCGGAAGTTATAAACTTAGAAAAAAAAGAGTCTTTTTGATGGCTCCTATCCATCACCATTTTGAGATGAAAAATTGGGCGGAAAACAAGATTATCGTTAGATTTTGGATTATTGCGACTCTCTCAAATGTTATTGCTCTAATCACGCTAAAGATTCGTTAA